A window from Pseudomonas alloputida encodes these proteins:
- the nusG gene encoding transcription termination/antitermination protein NusG, with translation MAKRWYVVHAYSGYEKHVMRSLIERVKLAGMEDGFGEILVPTEEVVEMRNGQKRKSERKFFPGYVLVQMEMNEGTWHLVKDTPRVMGFIGGTADKPAPITDKEAEAILRRVADGSDKPKPKTLFEPGEVVRVIDGPFADFNGSVEEVNYEKSRLQVAVLIFGRSTPVELEFSQVEKV, from the coding sequence GTGGCTAAGCGTTGGTATGTTGTGCATGCTTACTCGGGTTACGAGAAGCATGTAATGCGCTCCCTCATCGAGCGCGTCAAGCTGGCTGGCATGGAAGACGGTTTCGGCGAGATCTTGGTCCCGACCGAAGAAGTCGTCGAAATGCGCAACGGCCAGAAGCGCAAGAGTGAGCGTAAATTCTTCCCTGGCTATGTACTGGTCCAGATGGAGATGAATGAAGGGACTTGGCACTTGGTCAAGGACACCCCTCGCGTGATGGGCTTTATTGGCGGTACTGCTGACAAGCCTGCGCCGATTACCGATAAAGAAGCTGAGGCCATCCTGCGTCGCGTTGCTGACGGTAGCGATAAGCCGAAGCCCAAGACGCTGTTCGAGCCAGGTGAAGTGGTTCGAGTCATTGATGGTCCGTTCGCTGACTTCAATGGTAGTGTCGAAGAAGTTAACTACGAAAAGAGTCGCCTGCAGGTTGCGGTGCTCATTTTCGGTCGCTCTACTCCGGTGGAGCTCGAGTTCAGCCAGGTCGAAAAGGTCTAG
- the secE gene encoding preprotein translocase subunit SecE → MTPKTEAQESRFDLFKWLAVVALVVVGVVGNQYYSGSPILYRVLVLLVLAAVAGFVALQTAKGKSFFALAKEARTEIRKVVWPTRQETTQTTLIVVAVVLVMALLLWGLDSLLGWAVSLIVG, encoded by the coding sequence ATGACCCCCAAAACTGAAGCCCAAGAATCGCGTTTTGATCTGTTCAAGTGGCTGGCTGTAGTGGCTTTGGTGGTTGTTGGTGTTGTGGGTAATCAATATTACTCCGGCTCTCCAATCCTGTATCGCGTTCTTGTACTTCTCGTCCTTGCTGCTGTCGCGGGCTTTGTGGCTCTGCAGACTGCGAAGGGCAAGTCGTTCTTTGCGCTGGCGAAGGAAGCTCGTACCGAGATTCGTAAAGTCGTGTGGCCGACCCGCCAGGAAACCACCCAGACCACGCTGATTGTCGTGGCTGTCGTGCTGGTTATGGCACTGCTGCTGTGGGGGCTCGACTCCCTGCTCGGCTGGGCGGTCTCCTTGATCGTTGGCTAA